The following are encoded together in the Onychostoma macrolepis isolate SWU-2019 chromosome 03, ASM1243209v1, whole genome shotgun sequence genome:
- the LOC131537281 gene encoding uncharacterized protein LOC131537281 produces the protein MTSRSTITPSTSVRNLGVIFDDQLTFKDHIAKTARSCRFALHNIRKIRPFLTEHAAQLLVQALVISRLDYCNALLAGLPSNTVKPLQMIQNAAARLVFKEPKRAHVTPLFISLHWLPIAARIKFKTLMLAHRTTTGSAPAYMHSLLRIYIPSRSLRSASERRLVVPSQRGSKSLSRTFSFTIPGWWNDLPTHIRSTGSLSIFKQQLKTHLFRHYLTFSLLIPSLASLYLFKQCLRLGITSTSFVELPLQDESLHVFPKLFHLRAGTVE, from the coding sequence atgacatcacgatcaacaattaccccatcaacttcggtcagaaatcttggtgtaatctttgatgaccagctgaccttcaaagaccacattgcaaagactgctcgatcttgcaggtttgcactacacaacatcagaaagatcaggccctttctgacggagcatgctgcacaacttcttgtccaggcccttgtcatttctaggctggactactgcaatgctcttctggctggacttccatcaaacacagtcaaacctctacaaatgattcaaaatgcggcggcacgactggtcttcaaggaacccaaaagagcccatgttacacctctctttatctcattgcattggctaccaatcgcagctcgcatcaagttcaagacactgatgcttgctcatagaacaaccacaggctcagcacccgcctacatgcactcactattaagaatctacatcccctccagaagtctgagatctgctagtgagcgacgcctcgtggtaccatcacaaagaggctcaaaatcactctccagaacattctcgttcaccattcctggctggtggaatgatcttcccacccatattcggagtactggatccctgtcaatcttcaagcaacagctgaaaactcatctctttcgacactacttgactttctccttacttattccttcccttgctagcttgtacttatttaaacaatgcctgagacttggtattacaagcacttcctttgtcgaattgcctcttcaagatgaatcgcttcatgtgttccccaaatt
- the LOC131535852 gene encoding LOW QUALITY PROTEIN: butyrophilin-like protein 3 (The sequence of the model RefSeq protein was modified relative to this genomic sequence to represent the inferred CDS: inserted 1 base in 1 codon) yields MKLICLTLLIISGITDSRSEQYEVVEAAGPVLAVAGEDVILPCSVKPSISVVDMRVEWFRLDLRDSQLVHLYEDHVDKNTDQIQSYRGXTELIHQELQRGDASLKLSSVRVSDEGLYKCFIQSRSWSDDATVNVSVEAVGRPPVITVDGFDHSGGLHLQCESGGWYPEPDLEWLNSEGVRLSSETTEKHRNTDGFSVKHTVTVYERDSKIHCRFRLKHHMLETLIITTSNMFNSWRTSVTVISVFVVLGVIAGILIAVFAHKNKVI; encoded by the exons ATGAAGCTCATTTGTTTGACTTTGCTGATTATTAGTGGAATTACAGATTCAAGATCAG AGCAGTATGAAGTCGTGGAAGCTGCAGGTCCTGTGCTTGCTGTAGCTGGTGAAGATGTGATTCTGCCCTGTTCAGTCAAACCCAGCATCAGTGTTGTGGACATGAGAGTGGAGTGGTTTAGACTTGATCTGAGAGACTCACAACTAGTGCATCTCTATGAGGATCATGTAGATAAAAACACAGATCAGATTCAGTCCTACAGAG GAACAGAACTGATCCATCAAGAACTACAGAGAGGAGATGCATCACTCAAACTCTCATCAGTCCGAGTCTCTGATGAAGGACTTTATAAGTGTTTTATTCAGTCCAGATCCTGGTCTGATGACGCCACTGTTAATGTCAGTGTTGAAG CTGTAGGGCGTCCTCCGGTGATCACTGTAGATGGGTTTGATCATTCAGGAGGGCTTCATCTACAGTGTGAATCTGGAGGTTGGTATCCTGAACCTGATCTTGAGTGGCTGAACAGTGAAGGAGTCCGTTTGAGTTCAGAAACAACAGAgaaacacagaaacacagatGGATTCAGTGTGAAACACACCGTAACTGTATATGAGAGAGACAGCAAGATTCACTGCAGATTCAGACTGAAGCATCACATGCTGGAGACACTGATAATCACCACAAGT AACATGTTTAATTCTTGGAGGACATCAGTCACCgtgatttcagtttttgttgtgCTCGGTGTGATTGCTGGAATACTGATAGCTGTGTTTGCTCATAAAAACAAAG TGATCTGA